ATTTCCTATCCCTGTGGTGCTCTCCAGTAGGCTTTTTCTTCATGGGTGCAAATCCAGAACGGTAACAAACAAAGTCACGTTTATAGATACCAAGTTGTGGGCTAAGCCTCGATCGCTCTTTCCTAATCGAAAACCCATTTTTTCTAGCAAAGTTGCCATAATACTCAAATGCATCATCATCACTCTTAAATATCATTCCAACATAAGGAGAAACCATTGCATCCAATGGCAACGTATCATTCTTTATCAATTGAGATGCAATGGACGTTTCTTCAGCATCACCCTCATACGCAACATAACATTTCCAATCCCCACATGGGCATTGTTGCCGCCGGATCCATATGTTTTTTGAAGGTACTGATGTCATTATTTACACTAGGGATGAATACATGCAGTTCAATTAAAGTCACTCGAAGTCTCAAAAACTAGCTGGAAGAACAAATACAACACAAAGCAGAAAATTAACAGAGGAACAAAAAGGGTTATTCTTGGTAGGATAAGATACGCAAAGAACACAGAAAAAGCCGGTAAAGCTAATATCTAGGACCTACAAATGGTTTCAGAATTGACGGGTTTTGGGCTGCAAGGTCTTTGAAAAATTGGAGCAGAATTATACAAGGAAAATAGTAAGAAAACGTGTGAAAACTTAGTAGTTTAGGCTTAGAATTGGTGTAAAATATCGTACCagtgagagagaaggagagagaaatgcTTAAACccttgttgctgctgctgttgttCTTCTTCTCCCAAGTCCCAACCCCAGGTCCCCAAGTCGGGAGCTCCTGTTTTTCCCTCTGCTATTGAAATCCCACAAATTAAAACAAGCCCAACTCACTGTGCAGCGGTTACCGTGCGAGTTCTGGCTTTTAAGTCGGCCATCTACTGTGTGAGGCCCGGCTCGGTTCATTGGACCTCGTTTAGGGctggtttgaatagtgaaataagataagaaaaaataattttaaataaattaaataaaatattattaaaatattattttttaagattattgttattttaaaattaaaaaagttaaattatttattatattttgtatgataatttaaaaaatttgtaatgatgagataagataggtTGAGAGTATTTCTGTATGAAACGGGACCTTAATAAGTTCTATGGgtccaaaattcaaattatcAAGATGAAGATATACAAATTCTCTCGAAttactatttaatttataattaattcctATATTATCAATTTTGATTATCactcttatattaaaaaaaaattaaacatatgataaattaaataatccaAAATGAATCTacaaattaatgaattttttatttctaaataccTAATTGGTTAATTAAGTATTTACAGTGTATTCTATTTTCCTTTGACAAATAAGACAATAACATTAATTGACGTTATAATATATCAGTTCTTTCATTGAAAAGATGAAAGTACTCCTCAATATTCTCAAATAAGACAAAATATCctagtaaatttaaaatcttaaataaaaagaatttccaaaaaaataaaaaatattataatttgtgtattttaaattttttgaatttttctcaaaGTTGGTATTTATATCATTTCTTTATATGGAGGGCATTGAGATTTTTTTGGTAGTTTGGGGGTGATCGTCAAAATTGATGATTTAAGGTACTGTTATTGCAAATTAGGTGGTAATTCGAGgggtttatatatgaataattctatatacaatcgtgaagtgtataaatatcacgtaatcgttttgataAAGAgtgaaatctattattaaaaatttaatttttttttacgtatgtctcatattttattcacttttttcaaaactaattcATAGAAAGTCCGGTTTAATGGACTCTATTTTATTAACCTATGCCTAGATAAAATGGTAATGATAAGTTGGTCATGAACAGAAGGCTAGCTCATGCACAAGTCCGGGCCGTTAAACCCAAGACATAAGCACATAGGTATAATGGTAAGTTAATTTCTGTATATAAAATGGTAATTGATGTTGCAGAATTATCATGTTAGTCTCAAAAGCTTATAAGTTAATAGAAAATGGGGATCAATCtaatcatttcaaaatttgCCGTTGTAATAAGAAGAGAGAAACTCGAGCTTCCATGAATACTTGAAACCATTTCAATTGGTAAGTTCTTGTCTGTATAAGGAATCCACATAAATCACGCGATTTTTTCTCTGTCAATAATTTTTGTATAGCAACTCTGTTTCTTGGCTGTATATTCCGTAAATAGCCATTGTCTCGTTTCTTGGCTGTATATTCCGTAAATAGCCATTGTCTCGTTTATGAATGTATATTCCTTAAATAGCCACATTCTTGTATTATATAAGATGTCTTGTAATGCAGAATAATTGATAGAGATTTTCACCAAATTACTTGCGTAATCCTTATAGTATGTCTGTAAGCGTATGTTTCTTCTTTTGAGGTTtgcattctttctttttcttttttcctttgtgtgtgtgtgtgtgtgtgaatgaATAATATTCAGTAATATAAAACTGAATGAGCTTAGCTGCATAAGAGTGAGCCATCATGGAGGTTCGAGGACATGCAACACGTCAACTTTGGTTTGAATATGAAGATCGGAAATTGAAAGAAAAGATTGTTTCTGATATTACAAAGATTCGGAAAGATCTAAGATATTATGGCCAATAGAACAAAGATATAGAACGAAAGTCTGAGACtgatgttgttatatatgcagGTTTTGAATTCTTCTTAATCTTTAACTGATCTTCTTTACTTGATCCTGCGTATTTTTTGGGACTTGGGATTGCATGCCATTTGTAGATGGCTGAACTGGAATAACGTTGGTGAGCTTTGTGGGCATTGGACATCACGCAGATCAGAGCCTAGTTTTTGGTTTGTGATGTTGACCATGTCAACGTGGGTTAGTCTTGGTCCTTGGAGGCCAAACTGCCCAAGGACCCGCTTGGTTATTAGCGGTGAGCAAGTGGCCAATTGGAAGAAGCAGAGTGAATCTCGCAGCTTCATTTTAATCACTTTGAAACTGTTGCTGGTCCTATGGGATATGAGTGTTCTTTCCAGTCCCTTGATTATGGATTCGCTGTGAAACATGTAACAGTACAAGCATTGTTTTCAAATCGAGCAATGAATTCGCAATAACCAGCTTTCTTAGGtaataaaattgattatatTTCTCTTTCCCATAAACACTAGCCCGGAGGAAAGAGCAAAACAAATCTGCCATCAACAGTTCTTCAtctgctttctttttcttttcttttttcaacctttcgattttcatatttgtagCTTATTTATACGGGCTGATGATGATCTCTTAAAATCATACTAATTTCACGTTCATTTTACTTGTTTTACTCCTCTAtgtttctcctctttttttgtttttgacatAGAAACCAAATTTATAGTTTCTTAAGAGCCCATGTTGTTCGATTACACATCTAACAATAGAAAGTCGATTGGTTCTAAATGATAGGATTCAACATGATCTGAAAATTGATTGACGGTTTTGTGAATGGTTTATGTGGAATTGTATCTGAGCTGTTAGAGAAGTGAAAGTCtgtatattttaattcaattcgTTTTCTACAAGTAATGATTTTCCATTCATGTTTAGCTAGTTGTTAATGTGATTTTGACACAATGTGCCATAAGGTCAGATCCAGATCACTTAGTCATTTGAATTCTGCAGGTTTTCCCTGAATCAGACAAACCTTAGTAATTTGATTTTCTGATGGCCTGTGAAGATGCTAAAGAATCATTGCTTTCAGAACTGAGAGATCATTATCGTGTCAATGGAAACAAGGACATCCGGAGAAGAAATATTTGCAGTGGTACTGCTTCTCCAGCAGAGACCAATACCCTTGAACAAAATGGAGTCAAATGTCCTTTGGCTCCTGAATGTATATTCGAGAAACCCCGATTCAATTTCAAGTATGTGGTTATGTTGTTGGCTGTCTACCTAGGTGGAGGCACcctttgtttcttcttcatAAGACATCAGATCAAGGGCAAAAGAACAAACGGGATTCTTGATGCCATATACTTTTCTGTTGTTACAATGACCACTGTTGGATATGGGGACCTTGTTCCAGATAGCATATTAGCAAAACTATTTGCATGCATTTATGTCTTCACTGGCATGGCGCTTGTTGGTATAGTTCTTAGTGAGGCAGCTGATTACATAGTACAAAAGCAGCAAATCCTTGTTGTTAGGGCCATTTACATGGGTGAAAGACCTGATCCAAATGAGATTCTTAAGGAGGTCGAGACCCACaaagttaaatataaattaataatggtGGGTGGCCTTCTTCTGGTGCTTATTATGGTAGGaactctctttttatttatagtcGAAGAATTAAACCTGATGGATGCATTCTATTGTGTTTGCTCAACCATTACCACTCTGGGCTATGGGGATGAGAGCTTTTCAACCAGAGGAGGTCGTGTTTTTGCGATTTTCTGGATACTGAGCAGTACCATTTGCTTAGCTCAGTTCTTTCTCTACGTTGCTGAACTATACACCGGAGAAAGGCAACGAGCAATGTTGAAACAGGTTCTTTCAAGGGAATTGACATTCTCAGATCTTGAGGCAGCAGATCTTGATGGTGATAAAGTTGTCCGGTAAGAGTAATTTGTGTTGAGTTGAGCACATCAAAACCATATGGAGACATATTGACTAGT
This genomic interval from Juglans regia cultivar Chandler chromosome 3, Walnut 2.0, whole genome shotgun sequence contains the following:
- the LOC109019633 gene encoding two-pore potassium channel 1-like codes for the protein MACEDAKESLLSELRDHYRVNGNKDIRRRNICSGTASPAETNTLEQNGVKCPLAPECIFEKPRFNFKYVVMLLAVYLGGGTLCFFFIRHQIKGKRTNGILDAIYFSVVTMTTVGYGDLVPDSILAKLFACIYVFTGMALVGIVLSEAADYIVQKQQILVVRAIYMGERPDPNEILKEVETHKVKYKLIMVGGLLLVLIMVGTLFLFIVEELNLMDAFYCVCSTITTLGYGDESFSTRGGRVFAIFWILSSTICLAQFFLYVAELYTGERQRAMLKQVLSRELTFSDLEAADLDGDKVVRAAEFVIYKLKEMGKIDQEDVSIVMESFKRYDADQSGTLTESDLMKSQPSQSQI